From Macaca fascicularis isolate 582-1 chromosome 14, T2T-MFA8v1.1, a single genomic window includes:
- the DHCR7 gene encoding 7-dehydrocholesterol reductase: MAAKSQPNVPKAKSGDSVTNDRTASQGQWGRAWEVDWFSLGSIIFLLLCAPFIVYYFIMACDQYSCALTGPVVDIATGRARLSDIWAKTPPITRKAAQLYTLWVTFQVLLYTSLPDFCHKFLPGYVGGIQEGAVTPAGVVNKYQINGLQAWLLTHLLWFANAHLLSWFSPTIIFDNWIPLLWCANILGYAVSTFAMVKGYFFPTSARDCKFTGNFFYNYMMGVEFNPRIGKWFDFKLFFNGRPGIVAWTLINLSFAAKQRELHGHVTNAMVLVNVLQAIYVIDFFWNETWYLKTIDICHDHFGWYLGWGDCVWLPYLYTLQGLYLVYHPVQLSTLHAVGVLLLGLVGYYIFRVANHQKDLFRRTDGRCLIWGKKPKVIECSYTSADGQRHHSKLLVSGFWGVARHFNYVGDLMGSLAYCLACGGGHLLPYFYIIYMAILLTHRCLRDEHRCASKYGRDWERYTAAVPYRLLPGIF; the protein is encoded by the exons ATGGCTGCAAAATCGCAACCCAACGTTCCCAAAGCCAAGAGTGGAGACAGCGTCACCAATGACAGAACTGCATCTCAAGGGCAGTGGGGCCGTGCCTG GGAGGTGGACTGGTTTTCACTGGGGAGCATCATCTTCCTACTGCTGTGTGCGCCCTTCATCGTCTACTACTTCATCATGGCGTGTGACCAGTACAGCTGCGCCCTGACCGGCCCCGTGGTGGACATCGCCACCGGGCGTGCTCGGCTGTCAGACATCTGGGCCAAGACTCCACCTATAACGAGGAAAGCCGCCCAGCTCTATACCTTGTGGGTCACCTTCCAG GTGCTTCTGTACACGTCTCTCCCTGACTTCTGCCATAAGTTTCTACCCGGCTACGTAGGAGGCATCCAGGAGGGGGCCGTGACCCCTGCAG GGGTTGTGAACAAGTATCAGATCAACGGCCTGCAAGCCTGGCTCCTCACACATCTGCTCTGGTTTGCAAACGCTCATCTCCTGTCCTGGTTCTCGCCCACCATCATCTTCGACAACTGGATCCCATTGCTGTGGTGCGCCAACATCCTTGGCTATGCCGTCTCCACCTTCGCCATGGTCAAGGGCTACTTCTTCCCCACCAGCGCCAGAGACTG caAATTCACAGGCAATTTCTTTTACAACTACATGATGGGCGTCGAGTTTAACCCTCGGATCGGGAAGTGGTTTGACTTCAAGCTGTTCTTCAACGGGCGCCCCGGGATCGTCGCCTGGACGCTCATCAACCTGTCCTTCGCAGCAAAGCAGCGGGAGCTCCACGGCCACGTGACCAACGCCATGGTCCTGGTCAACGTCCTGCAG GCCATCTACGTGATTGACTTCTTCTGGAACGAAACCTGGTACCTGAAGACCATTGACATCTGCCATGACCATTTCGGGTGGTACCTGGGCTGGGGCGACTGTGTCTGGCTGCCTTACCTTTACACGCTGCAG GGTCTGTACTTGGTGTACCACCCCGTACAGCTGTCCACCCTGCATGCCGTGGGCGTCCTGCTGCTGGGCCTGGTGGGTTACTACATCTTCCGGGTGGCCAACCACCAGAAGGACCTCTTCCGCCGCACGGATGGGCGCTGCCTTATCTGGGGCAAGAAGCCAAAGGTCATCGAGTGCTCCTACACGTCCGCAGACGGGCAGAGGCACCACAGCAAGCTGCTGGTGTCAGGCTTCTGGGGCGTGGCCCGCCACTTCAACTACGTCGGCGACCTGATGGGCAGCCTGGCCTACTGCCTGGCCTGCGGCGGCGGCCACCTGCTGCCCTACTTCTACATCATCTACATGGCCATCCTGCTGACCCATCGCTGCCTCCGGGATGAGCACCGCTGCGCCAGCAAGTACGGCCGGGACTGGGAGCGTTACACCGCCGCGGTGCCTTACCGCCTGCTGCCTGGAATCTTCTAA